The Vigna angularis cultivar LongXiaoDou No.4 chromosome 9, ASM1680809v1, whole genome shotgun sequence DNA window ATCTTGGATTTTGAAGTTCCAAATTTGATCAAAGATATGGAAACCTAAATTTAGAGGACATAAAGTTGTGTATGCAAATTATTGTTAGAAATACACGTGAGAGaaagtaaagataaaattaattaaaaatatatatatgaagattaatttaaaatatataaataaatgtaaaataagttaattatataaaattaaattatatttaaattattttttatgattatgaaTTTCTTAAAACATAATACGTGATGAAGCATGCATCTTAACcaaaaagtaagaaaaacaattattattattatatcacaTTTACTTTGTTTGGATGCAAAATGATATTTtggtataaataaattttttatattgatattattcttttcttttaaaagtgtAAAAGGTTTTTTTAcgatcattttatttttataatatatattacatgaATTTAAACACGTGTTATGTTAccattactttatttttatttataaaactaaatttaaattaagaaaaataatatttcaataacaTAAGTTTTTttacatacaaatattatttcttttatttttaaaaagaatatatatatatatatatatatatatatatatatatatatatatatatatatatatatatatatatatataaattaacttttttctaactattttatctttttataatatgtataaaataaatgtaaattatgtCATCTTATCATtattactaaattaaatatttaatttttaccacttaaattttaaatgcaaatagTTGATTACATTTGACATGTGTTGTACacgtgttgatcaattggacacgTGACGATAACAAAACAgaccataaaatagtataaataaattaagcaGTGAATGCAATTCAGAccattgtattatatatttattcatatataaaatgGTTAGACACAGAGTGATGAGTAATTTTGATGAGTAAAAATGGCATCTGGTGATGAGAGTTATATAGCTGGTGAGACCAATGCTCAAACTCAGGTACCAACTTATATGGTCTTTCATGCAACcttaaaccttttcattctTCTTAATGTCTTGTTCTCATTCTTAACTGTAACTGTTGATGGATTAATGGATCAGGAGAAGACGAACCAAGAGATGGGACAAGTGGGGCAGAAGGCCCAAGAGAAGAGTGATGAAAGTAAAGAACGGGCCTCTGAGATGGGCCGGTGTATGAAGGAATGGGCCCACTGTGGAAATGAGAGCACTGGTGGGTTCTTGCAGGGTGTTTCTGAGAGCGTGAAGAATAGCTTTGGTATGGCCCCACAGAATGATGAAGACGAAGAGTACTATTACTACTACCCAACCCAGAATCGCAGAGAATAAGCTTTCTTGAATATAGTTTATAACTGAATGTTTTTCTTCCCTCGTATGAACATAGATTCTTTTGTTCTGAACATGTAATTGAAATGTTTCTTATGGCTTGAGTTTTCTTCTGCTAATGTTATcttattgtgtttttatattaattcattttcatGAAGCCTTCATAAATTGCTGAGTTTCTTTCATAGATGAAGCTTGCATATATTCAAGTTCCAAAAAATAATCTCAAAATAAACGAAACCAAACATGTTAAATTCCTATGATTGTGTAGAACATTTCAAAACTGAGTATTAGCATGTGCCTAAGCAAATGCATACAACACTTGGGCCATTGCCAATTACGTTAAGACAAAAAGACACTATCAATCTTCCATCATATCACTTGCACCATCAAGTTCTTGTTCTGATTCTTCTTCATCTGTGATATCTTGGCCAGTTTCCATGGCCTCTTCATCGGATTCTTCTTCACTACTATCCTTATCCTCAAAGATAACTGGCACTGTTTCATCTTCATCGTCCTCCTCAACAATAACCTGTTCCAAAGAAGACACTGATAATAAACACAGGTTTATCACAACTTTTGCTAATTACTTGCAAACAGCTCAAAGAGGCTTACCCCTGAGTAAAGAATGTCTAAGCAACTTGAGAGTTGGATGGCAGATTTAAAAGTGGAGACTCTAGACTCAATCAGCTGCACACACAAAACGAATCAAATAAGGAAAGAGTCATTTTTGCAAACATGATCAACATTTAAATGTTCTTCTACAAGCATGTCATGTCTTCTACAATCCTTCTCAAGGGATTCTGCAGCTCGTGTAGTACTGAAGAAGAACATAAGTTCATCCATTGCTTTACAgttaaatacaaaacaaaatggCTATCTTAAGCATAGAAAGAAGAAATTATATTACATGTAAATGATAGTTTAAAAGACACAGGTAGAGAAAATGACATATTAAGTGCTTATCGAGTGAATTCATCACACGGAACTCACTTGATACAAAGAGTTCAAAGCTTTTAATGACGATTCCTGGGACAATATTCCGCTCGCATGCTGTAGAAGTAGATACTTCAACCACGGAAGCGCACAAGCCAAGATTGCACCTCTAAAACAAAAGGAAAGTAACACTTATTTAGAATTAATCAGGAGTCAGTACAAAATCTGATAGCTAAAAAGTATATTACTGATATCACATGTTATGATTCTGTTGGTTGCTGTTTAAGTTACAGTACTGTAGATGGATATTGGATACTGCTTGTGTCTATGTTACGTCAATTTTAATGCAACTTTtcttatacatatattttattttagtcaaTTTTATCAATATgcttaattgtaattttatcaATCCCAGAATTCTTAATGATCCATAATTTTGATCCCTTAGCTGTTAATTATCCTTAACTTTCttaactataattttttctatgttcCCTAGAAACATGCGTACTAAAGATACATTTACTAGATTATTGTTGAGTTTACCTAGATTCAATAATGGATATGAGGGAGTATAGAAGTTTGAGGACGTTGGATGGGTTCAACTGAGCAATTGACTTTCTAATAACCT harbors:
- the LOC108320623 gene encoding late embryogenesis abundant protein 1, with product MASGDESYIAGETNAQTQEKTNQEMGQVGQKAQEKSDESKERASEMGRCMKEWAHCGNESTGGFLQGVSESVKNSFGMAPQNDEDEEYYYYYPTQNRRE